The Brevibacillus brevis genome contains a region encoding:
- a CDS encoding helix-turn-helix domain-containing protein, with product MRQGKTVQRSLRSEVEHHLKERGYTLTKLGEITGINQGVLSDILNRTPSRAMTIGHLDALAVAFNQAPGWLYEMYVTECIVEGRVSRSRVVPYLVRCAEIGRQDCIELIVPKLLDNQKNLSILFSVAEKLFTNGKRQESIPFYQLVVESEKDSHCDRFVMSQYRLFRAIQGEADSEKKWKAVIRFHPYRNRLPENYQLDALLQLANVCFTLHNWKEVERYADELRELATLIYNEEVQRWEIDGVGGILETERHLVVYYGQGFLLKGLALQLQERYEEAISYVQAYAELGWFEFRDGLAEMEIEKFRRWAKANNYTLNLLMGRTELLSDYVNHLANNPSEILAGMFTIMETANRFGLSVDNIVESFSKEIACFQNYKDPFSLTRHLHFRYHLAIYQLDKGRVAEGITETLRCLALASRMMEQEKFQSCVAMFWKYRHSASDQQIDEFQNILEGRNM from the coding sequence ATGAGGCAAGGCAAGACAGTTCAACGATCGTTACGTTCAGAAGTTGAGCATCACCTAAAAGAGCGTGGTTACACACTGACTAAACTTGGCGAGATAACAGGTATTAATCAGGGAGTACTGAGCGATATTTTAAATCGAACTCCTTCTCGGGCTATGACGATTGGTCATCTGGATGCACTTGCTGTAGCTTTTAATCAAGCCCCTGGATGGCTATATGAGATGTATGTAACGGAATGTATCGTCGAGGGAAGAGTGTCTCGTTCGCGAGTTGTTCCCTATCTGGTTCGATGTGCAGAAATAGGCAGGCAGGATTGTATCGAGTTAATTGTCCCTAAACTTTTGGATAATCAGAAAAACCTGTCCATTCTGTTTTCTGTGGCTGAGAAGCTTTTTACAAATGGGAAACGACAGGAGTCAATCCCGTTTTATCAACTTGTGGTTGAATCGGAAAAAGACAGCCATTGTGATCGTTTTGTAATGTCTCAGTATCGGCTTTTCCGTGCAATCCAGGGGGAAGCTGATTCAGAGAAAAAATGGAAGGCTGTCATCCGTTTTCACCCTTATCGAAATAGGTTGCCTGAAAATTATCAATTAGATGCGTTACTACAGTTAGCAAATGTGTGCTTTACGCTCCATAACTGGAAGGAGGTAGAGCGCTATGCAGATGAACTAAGAGAGTTAGCAACCTTGATCTATAATGAGGAAGTACAAAGATGGGAAATTGATGGAGTGGGGGGAATACTTGAAACAGAGCGCCATCTTGTCGTGTATTATGGACAGGGCTTCTTACTAAAGGGACTCGCATTACAATTACAAGAGCGGTATGAAGAAGCCATTTCTTATGTACAAGCATATGCTGAGCTGGGGTGGTTTGAATTCCGTGATGGTCTGGCTGAAATGGAAATTGAAAAGTTTCGTCGATGGGCGAAAGCGAATAACTACACGTTGAATTTATTAATGGGGCGTACAGAGTTACTTTCTGATTATGTTAATCATCTTGCCAATAACCCATCAGAAATTTTAGCGGGTATGTTTACCATTATGGAGACGGCCAATCGATTCGGACTATCTGTAGATAACATTGTAGAGAGTTTTTCTAAGGAGATTGCTTGCTTTCAAAACTATAAAGATCCTTTTAGTCTTACCCGCCATCTTCATTTTCGGTATCATTTGGCGATATATCAGCTTGATAAGGGGCGAGTTGCAGAAGGTATTACCGAGACACTACGCTGCCTTGCGTTAGCGAGTAGAATGATGGAGCAGGAAAAGTTCCAAAGCTGTGTCGCTATGTTCTGGAAATATAGACATAGTGCTTCTGACCAGCAGATAGATGAATTCCAAAACATTTTGGAAGGGAGAAATATGTAA
- the rpsR gene encoding 30S ribosomal protein S18 → MARKGRPNKRRKVCFFKVNKIKHIDYKDVDLLKKFISERGKILPRRVTGTSAKYQRALTIAIKRARQVALLPYTAE, encoded by the coding sequence ATGGCACGCAAAGGACGTCCTAATAAGCGTCGTAAAGTATGCTTCTTTAAAGTGAACAAAATCAAGCACATCGATTATAAAGATGTTGATTTGCTGAAAAAGTTCATCAGCGAACGCGGCAAAATCTTGCCACGTCGTGTAACTGGTACTTCTGCGAAGTATCAACGTGCACTGACTATCGCGATCAAACGCGCTCGTCAAGTAGCACTGTTGCCTTACACGGCTGAATAA
- the ychF gene encoding redox-regulated ATPase YchF: protein MGFATGIVGLPNVGKSTLFNAITQAGAESANYPFCTIDPNVGIVEVPDERLEKLTQIVVPNKVVPTAFEFVDIAGLVKGASRGEGLGNQFLGHIREVDAIAHVVRCFEDENITHVAGRVDPLSDIETINLELIFADLDSVDRRIDRIARKVKSGDKESKQELDVLEKLKAAFEEGQSARSVELDDEERKWIRDLHLLTIKPMLYVCNVAEDGINDADNNPHVQTVRQHAANEGAEVVVISAKVEAEIAELEGEDKEMFLEELGLSESGLDRLIRAAYKLLGLVTYFTAGVQEVRAWTIRQGTKAPGAAGVIHTDFERGFIRAEVIAYDDLVDAGSVAAARDRGKYRLEGKEYVVADGDVMHFRFNV, encoded by the coding sequence ATGGGCTTTGCTACAGGGATTGTAGGTCTTCCTAACGTAGGAAAATCGACATTGTTTAATGCCATTACACAAGCGGGCGCTGAATCGGCTAACTACCCGTTCTGTACGATTGACCCGAACGTAGGGATCGTAGAGGTGCCAGACGAGCGTCTGGAAAAGCTGACACAGATCGTTGTACCGAACAAGGTAGTTCCAACTGCGTTTGAATTCGTTGACATTGCTGGTTTGGTAAAAGGCGCGAGCAGAGGCGAAGGACTTGGCAACCAGTTCCTTGGACACATCCGTGAAGTAGACGCGATTGCCCATGTTGTGCGTTGCTTTGAAGATGAGAACATCACTCACGTAGCAGGTCGTGTCGATCCTTTGAGCGATATCGAAACAATCAACCTGGAGCTGATTTTTGCTGACCTGGACTCTGTTGATCGTCGTATTGACCGCATTGCACGCAAAGTGAAATCCGGCGACAAGGAATCCAAGCAAGAGCTGGACGTACTGGAGAAATTGAAAGCAGCATTTGAAGAGGGTCAATCTGCTCGCAGTGTTGAACTCGATGATGAAGAGCGCAAATGGATTCGCGATTTGCATCTGCTGACAATCAAGCCAATGCTGTACGTGTGCAACGTAGCGGAAGACGGCATTAACGATGCAGACAACAACCCGCATGTGCAGACAGTTCGTCAGCATGCAGCGAATGAAGGCGCAGAAGTGGTTGTCATCAGCGCGAAAGTAGAAGCAGAAATCGCTGAGCTCGAGGGCGAGGACAAAGAAATGTTCTTGGAAGAGCTGGGACTTTCTGAGTCTGGTCTCGACCGTTTGATTCGTGCTGCTTACAAGCTGCTGGGGTTGGTAACATACTTCACAGCTGGTGTACAAGAAGTGCGCGCTTGGACCATCCGTCAGGGGACAAAGGCTCCAGGAGCGGCAGGCGTAATTCATACCGATTTCGAGCGCGGCTTCATTCGTGCGGAAGTGATTGCTTATGATGATCTGGTAGATGCTGGTTCTGTAGCAGCAGCCAGAGATCGCGGGAAGTACCGTCTTGAAGGGAAAGAGTACGTAGTGGCAGATGGAGATGTTATGCATTTCCGCTTCAACGTTTAG
- a CDS encoding HNH endonuclease: MKKYLLTLLAFAVFLISPSGSYAENSKDSIEERIERGELKKLPSTEIELTTDSGTGELLNAEELSSIHLAAIEELEAETGEKLDKNFEISEHEVQELHLEENTGEEVSLRSKTGGSGVKLVAGLIIDERNKEIVSYIEIENINVARVAMITGKVTLESSTNRKRSYRDEDVFHYTFTAPEIKKRAMKVSDPVSIVDTNFWRTVSTSLATWPNGKTDADHKVGKEFLLNKKGIEYPKYRDAHSRIKMFEPDEADLAWLPKSQREQRDPGVRKEYIKWYENKYGVPNFNWSDVDIHHIIPLAYGGYNDFDNLIPLPEDFHRQEVTPWWASYGKYVPDGDDY, encoded by the coding sequence GTGAAGAAATACTTACTAACTTTACTCGCTTTCGCTGTGTTCTTAATAAGTCCATCTGGTTCGTATGCGGAAAATTCTAAGGACAGCATCGAAGAAAGAATAGAAAGAGGTGAACTAAAAAAGCTTCCTTCAACGGAAATTGAACTTACTACTGATTCTGGTACAGGTGAACTTTTAAACGCAGAGGAACTTTCTTCAATTCATCTAGCGGCAATAGAAGAACTTGAAGCTGAAACTGGAGAAAAACTAGACAAGAATTTCGAAATATCAGAGCATGAAGTTCAGGAATTACATCTGGAAGAAAATACAGGTGAGGAAGTCTCCCTTCGTTCAAAAACAGGAGGTTCAGGTGTTAAACTTGTAGCTGGTCTGATAATAGATGAACGAAACAAAGAAATCGTTTCATATATAGAAATTGAGAATATCAATGTTGCCAGGGTGGCCATGATTACCGGGAAAGTAACATTGGAGTCTTCAACTAATCGGAAACGATCATACCGTGATGAAGATGTTTTTCACTACACCTTTACAGCTCCCGAAATAAAAAAAAGAGCAATGAAAGTAAGTGATCCAGTCAGCATTGTAGATACAAATTTTTGGCGGACTGTAAGCACGTCATTAGCAACATGGCCCAATGGGAAAACCGATGCAGACCATAAGGTAGGAAAAGAATTTTTGCTTAACAAAAAGGGTATCGAATATCCTAAGTATAGAGACGCTCATAGTAGAATAAAAATGTTTGAGCCTGATGAAGCAGACCTCGCTTGGCTTCCTAAATCCCAGCGAGAACAAAGAGATCCAGGGGTTAGGAAGGAATATATTAAATGGTATGAGAATAAGTATGGTGTACCAAATTTTAATTGGAGCGATGTAGATATCCACCATATTATTCCATTGGCTTATGGTGGGTACAATGACTTCGACAACTTGATTCCATTACCAGAGGATTTTCATAGGCAGGAAGTTACCCCTTGGTGGGCATCTTATGGTAAGTACGTACCAGATGGAGATGACTACTAA
- a CDS encoding SMI1/KNR4 family protein — protein sequence MKGNICLMALEGLKSRLDKDNTLLVQNPGGDVFQAVFSFNTPATDSEIEKFSRVTGWSIPVDFQKFIQIHNGARLFRDIKYGGGYELLSLEKIIHNHLDYMPKHWYPISVSNGDYIFIDSNRVKEGKAHYLVRFDHDDDVIPENGSTMKMNFETWLERLIIAQGTEFWTW from the coding sequence TTGAAAGGAAATATTTGCTTAATGGCACTAGAGGGATTGAAAAGTCGGCTTGATAAAGACAACACACTGTTGGTGCAAAATCCAGGAGGGGATGTGTTTCAAGCAGTTTTTTCATTTAATACTCCCGCAACTGATTCTGAGATAGAAAAATTTTCAAGAGTTACAGGATGGAGCATACCAGTAGATTTCCAAAAATTCATACAAATACACAATGGAGCTAGGCTCTTCCGGGACATAAAATATGGAGGTGGATATGAGCTATTAAGCTTAGAGAAAATTATACACAATCATCTTGATTATATGCCTAAACATTGGTATCCAATCTCTGTGAGCAATGGTGACTATATCTTTATTGATTCAAATCGTGTAAAAGAAGGAAAAGCGCATTATTTAGTTCGCTTTGATCATGATGATGACGTCATTCCGGAAAATGGATCAACTATGAAGATGAATTTTGAAACTTGGTTGGAAAGATTAATCATTGCTCAAGGAACAGAGTTTTGGACTTGGTAA
- a CDS encoding M23 family metallopeptidase, producing MRKVRMSILGFALAVSVVVSSGNGTAYAEGINPYDDFNWRWVTTDSELSRGYSKSHKGMDIAVNKEPVYSPQRGTVLSAGYWTSAGNYVAIETRDKDPDTNTKLVIRFLHLKSKSVSTGDSVSKGEEIAVSGNTGTDSTGPHLHIDINNEGEYDGKYIDYSNSIDPKYFWPHYFDGPTFAPHEEHQTEAHQTEDELLRKFDSEEYFFEDTLINYVGEEEFMKWINSQPLEDQTVPNFKKAFNISDEKEKKLKQQARE from the coding sequence ATGAGAAAAGTAAGGATGAGTATTCTTGGTTTTGCTCTCGCAGTATCAGTTGTAGTTAGTTCTGGGAATGGAACAGCTTACGCAGAAGGGATAAATCCATACGACGATTTTAACTGGCGTTGGGTTACTACTGATAGTGAATTAAGTAGGGGATATTCTAAGAGTCATAAAGGAATGGATATTGCAGTAAATAAAGAGCCAGTATACAGTCCACAAAGAGGAACCGTATTAAGTGCAGGTTATTGGACAAGTGCAGGCAATTATGTGGCAATTGAAACAAGAGACAAGGACCCTGACACGAATACTAAACTAGTAATTAGGTTTCTTCATTTAAAATCCAAATCTGTATCGACAGGTGATTCTGTGAGCAAAGGAGAAGAAATTGCGGTATCAGGAAATACTGGTACAGATAGTACTGGTCCTCATTTGCATATCGATATAAATAATGAAGGGGAGTATGATGGGAAGTACATTGATTATTCAAATTCAATTGATCCTAAATACTTCTGGCCTCACTATTTTGATGGCCCTACTTTTGCGCCACATGAAGAGCATCAAACCGAAGCGCATCAAACGGAAGATGAATTATTACGTAAATTTGATAGTGAAGAATACTTTTTTGAAGACACCCTTATAAATTATGTAGGGGAAGAAGAATTTATGAAGTGGATTAATTCACAACCGTTGGAAGATCAAACAGTACCAAATTTTAAAAAGGCATTTAATATCTCCGATGAAAAAGAAAAGAAATTAAAGCAACAAGCTAGGGAATAG
- the rpsF gene encoding 30S ribosomal protein S6 — MRQYEVMYVLRPDLEEEKVKSNVARYSEVVTNYGGEISKLQEMGKRRLAYEINKFREGYYVLMNFKANSDAVAEAERLMKINDDVIRFMFVRDEK, encoded by the coding sequence ATGCGTCAATACGAAGTGATGTATGTATTGCGTCCAGACCTTGAAGAAGAGAAAGTAAAATCCAATGTAGCTCGTTACAGCGAAGTTGTAACTAACTATGGTGGAGAAATCTCCAAGCTTCAAGAAATGGGTAAACGTCGTCTTGCGTACGAAATCAACAAGTTCCGTGAAGGTTACTACGTTTTGATGAACTTCAAAGCGAACTCCGATGCTGTTGCGGAAGCTGAGCGTCTGATGAAAATCAATGACGACGTAATCCGCTTTATGTTTGTTCGTGATGAGAAGTAA
- a CDS encoding single-stranded DNA-binding protein: MNKVILIGNLTKDPELRYTPNGVAVATFTVAVNRPRTNQAGERETDFINIVAWQKLADLCASYLRKGRQAAIEGRMQTRSYDNKEGKRVYVTEVVAENVQFLGGRGNEAGGDNSGYDPGPGMGGGNKPSGQRNNDYDPFGDPFASAGKPINISDDDLPF; encoded by the coding sequence ATGAATAAAGTCATTCTCATCGGCAACCTGACGAAAGATCCAGAACTTCGCTACACGCCAAATGGCGTTGCCGTTGCTACTTTTACTGTGGCCGTGAATCGTCCCCGCACCAATCAAGCGGGTGAGAGAGAAACGGATTTCATTAATATTGTCGCTTGGCAAAAACTTGCCGATCTGTGCGCAAGCTACTTGCGTAAAGGTAGACAAGCAGCTATTGAAGGACGTATGCAAACACGCTCCTACGATAATAAAGAAGGTAAAAGAGTATATGTGACGGAAGTTGTTGCGGAGAACGTTCAATTTTTGGGCGGTCGAGGCAATGAAGCTGGCGGAGACAATTCCGGATACGATCCAGGCCCTGGCATGGGTGGCGGTAACAAACCATCCGGTCAAAGAAACAATGACTACGATCCGTTTGGTGATCCCTTCGCGAGTGCAGGCAAGCCGATCAACATTTCAGATGATGACTTGCCGTTCTAA
- a CDS encoding aspartyl-phosphate phosphatase Spo0E family protein, whose product MEKLREQLAELFLEKNDLLHEDVVELSQRLDQYILVIQSKMMKKECEKV is encoded by the coding sequence GTGGAAAAATTGCGGGAACAACTGGCGGAACTGTTTTTAGAGAAGAATGATTTGTTGCATGAAGACGTCGTGGAATTAAGCCAACGATTGGATCAATACATTCTAGTCATTCAATCAAAAATGATGAAGAAAGAATGTGAGAAAGTGTAG